The DNA segment TCTCAACTGGCAACATACACCTATCAACAATATTTTTCCACACAGCATGAGTGACAGGACATTTGAAGAACAGATGGTCAATAGTTTCAGCATTCCCCTTACACAGATCACAAGTAGAATTTTGAACTATACCCAAACGAAATAACCTAGCTTTAACATTGAGTCTCTTGTGTATAGCCAACCAAACAATAAAACTACACTTAGGGATATTACCTGGACCCCAAAGTAGCTTAGACCAAGGAACAGTTTCATTTTTAGGCCGAATAACATTCCAAGCAGAAGAGATGGAATAAAATCCATTTTTAGAATGAGGCCAGATAATCTTGTCTTGTAAATTAGGGATAGGCTTGAAACAACGAACAAGGTTCCAAGCATCCTCAGTAATTTTGTTCATAGGATCAGGCAGAACCCAAGACCCTCTCCTCCAAACTTCATCAACTTTAGCACCAATAGGAATATCAGCATCGGTAATGTCTAAAGCAGGAAAAAGCTCATGCAAACTCTTACCATTTAACCAAGGATCAAACCAAAAAGAAAAGCAATGACCATTCCCCAACTTATATTGAAATTTTCCTTCGAAGATGTCTCTTAACTGGAGAATCTTCCTCCAGCTCCAGCTGGCCTCAAGAGGTTTAGTTAAACCCCAGAAACTCAACTTTTTGAGCTTATTTTCAATTACCCAGCTGGCCCAAAGTGTCTGTTTAGCAGTGATAATCTCCCACAGTAGACGGCCAATAGCAGCTTTATCCAATGATTAAGATCCAGTATACCCAAACCACCTTCAGATTTTGGTTGAAATATTCTCACCTCATCGTCTCAATGTATTCGGAAGTATAAGGAAAGATGAAGTGAAGAGACTAGTTAAAAATATGTTttcttcttcaattgaagcttttgGGAAGGTGGAGATTAAATCGAAGTTTCAGAATCTAACTTATAATATAATGGTGAGGATGATTTCAGGGAAGAGTTATAATGGCGATGAGAAAGAGGCTGAGCATTTTAGAGAGTTATTGAAAGAAGCTGTGGCTTATGGAGGAACATCAAATCCAAGAGATATGTTGGGGTTTTTGAATTGGATTGATGGTGGAAGATATGAGAAGAAGGTGATTAATCTTGCTAAAAGGTTTGATGATGTTTATCAAAGGTTTATTGATGAAGTTAGAAACAAAGATGGGAATACTATGATTCATCATCTTCTCTCTTTGCAACAAGATGAACCTGAGTATTACACTGATCAGATTATTAAAGGCCTTATACAGGTTAGTCCTCGCTTCGACTGTTACATCAAACATTCCAAATAAACATGTAGATAAAATTAACAGTTTCCTTTCGATGTTTATACAGATAATGTTATTTGCCGGAACAGATACCTCAGCAATTACATTAGAATGGGCATTATCTAACCTCCTCAATAATCCAACCATACTACAAAAGGTAAGAGAGGAAATAGACAACAAAATTGGGCAACAAACTTTATTGGAAGAACATGATCTTCCCAAATTACCTTATCTTCAAAACATAATCTCTGAGACTCTCAGGTTACACCCAACAGCTCCTCTATTAGTCCCCCACATGTCATCCGATGATTGCACTGTTGGCGGATACCATGTGCCATGTGGCACAATTCTACTGGTGAATGCATGGGCTATACAGAGAGACCCTAAACTATGGGATGATGCAACAAGTTTTAAACCAGAGAGATTCGATGGAGATGGGCATAATAAGGTGGTGATGATGCCATTTGGGTTGGGTAGAAGAGCTTGTCCAGGTTCTGGATTGGCTCAACGAGTGGTTGGATTGACTTTGGGGACACTTATTCAATGTTTTGAATGGGAAAAAGTGTGTGGTAAAGAAGTTGACATGGGAGAAGGTACAGGCAGTTTCACTACTCGTAAAGCTCAATCATTGGAAGCCATGTGCAAGGCTCGTCCAATCATGCATAAAATTTTGTCTCCTCACCATGTTCATTATGATAAGGATTGACAAATTAAACTCATTCGGTTATTATTATATCTGTTAAATATGTTTGTTTATGTTGTATTTATATGATTTAATTAGCTGTAATATCTTTCTGTTATTCTAGTTTATCTATTTGTATCGTCTAGAGCTCCCCTAGGGATGTACTTCTATTTATAATAAGTTTACAATCAATAATAATTACTTCTTCAATATCcctatatggtatcagagctttttgataatctttctctctttaaaaaaTCTTCTTTATCTTCTCCCATCAAATCTTATGTAACCTCCATGGCCAACAACAACTCATCTTCCCAAACCCCAAACAAAGATGATCCCACCAAACCTTTTACCTTCATAACCATCCCAAACACAATCAAGCTCACCTCTACCACATACCTTTCCTGGAAATTTCAAATCCAAGCCGTTTTAATTTGACATGACCTCTATCAGTTTGTTGATGGTAGTCTTCCCTCTCCTCCCACTACTATCGATGTCGAAGGGGTTGAGAAATCAAATCCAACCCTAAAATTCTAGAATGGATAAGACAACCTTCTATCCGGTGCCTTGGTTGGTGCTCTTTCCCAATCTCTTATTCCATTAATTTCTAATGCCAAAACTACCAAAGATATATGGGATATCTTTGCAAATACATACGCCAAACCCAATAGGGGCCACATCTAGCCATTAAAAGAGCAATTTCACCAAATCTCAAAAGGCAACAACACCATCCCTAAATATATGCAGGTTATAAAAGCTTGTGCATACCAATTTGCTTCCTTGGGCAAAACCATTGAACATAAGGACCTCATTAATCGCGTTCTTCATGGTTTCGACGCTTATTACAACTCTATAATTGAGTTTGTAAATGCTAGAgtcaatcctatttcttttGATTAACTACATGGGCGACTAATAAACGGAGAACTAGTATCAAGCAAAGTCATCATGACTCATCTTTTCCAGCCATTACTTTTGCTGCCTCCTCCCATCCGCCACGGCGAAACTATCATTGCCCCAATTCTGCTGGTAGTCTCTCAACTCATGTAAATTGTAATTCCAGGCAGCCTCACCCTTTCTTGGGCAAATGTTAGTGGTGTGGAACACAGGGACCTGTTTTATCTCGTTGCTCCCTCTTTACTCAACTATATCCCAAGGCAACACCACATGCTTCCTCTTTCAGCAATAATCGGGCTACATCTCCTAGCTAcaaaatttatttcttttattattgttattatttaattcctccatttttttatatgtcgtttaaGGCTTTTCATCAAGACCAATGCAATATTAATGAGACTATTAAAATGACTAATGTACCCTTAATACTTTTCTCCTGGATCTCTACTTTCTATGCAAAGTTTCTCtctcttattaatttttatggCTTAATTAAGATAATTTGCATTATTAACTATATCTCTCTCTTACAATAAATGAGGGAAAATTAGAGAAAGCAGTGTAAAAAGTGCATTGGTAATacaaaacgacatataaaaatgaacaaattgAAAAGTCCAAAGcgtcatataataaaaaacggaAGGAGTATTATTTTTGTCtaaaaatttgaacaaattgaaaTCAATTAAATTGAGTTTTATCAAAAATAGGTTTTCGTACATTTTTTTGAGATTTAATTTGAATAGCCTGTATCAATTTAACAATATTTTATAAtcggaaaaattataaaatcgggtcaaatgggagactcatttacatatttaacctatttacccaacctactacatatctaggctatttttgtgtgactttcccaaagcatccttaatatatatataatacttaGAAATTTTgtagtctttcttctttctcccttGCATCTGACTTCACATATTTCGTAATATGCGAAGATAATATTTGGTTCAGAAGATGATTTTAATTCgcatatttcgcaatatgcgaagcaTGCGAAGACAATACTAATTCGCAGAACAACTTTCATTTTCGCGGATTTCGCAATATATGAAGTAAAATACGTATTTTTAAATAGTATTATCTTCGCATATTTCACATATTGCAAAAtatgcgaagtggtatataacaaaaaaacatAACAACAATGGTTCAACAAtaattataacattaaaatcataacattatcaaaatttacaacaagattgcaataataacaacattaaaatcataacattaatGTTTCAAAGTCAATGTGACCAATCTTGATGGACATTTCTCCCTGCTTCAGAAAAGAATCCAAGAAAAATCGGCAGGTTCCCACTTCCTCTGCATCCTAATACACCGCCTTCttgaaagggatgttatgtattcaggcaccttcacaaaaattaaaTCATGTTAGCAAGAAAAACgacgatttggcttcgcgaaagaAGATTCCGCGAGTCTGCAAAGAGAAATCTGAAACAAAGAGGACGATTTTACTTCGTGAAAGAAGATTTCACGAAGTCTGCAAAGAGAAATGTAACAGAAAAAGgacgattttacttcgcgaaaccagattacgcgaagtctgcgaaggtAAAAACCATGAacatttctcttcgcagacttcacgTAATCTGTTTTCGTGAAGTAAAATCATATGTTTCAGCCTCTTTTTCCTCGCAGACGTTCGCAAAAGCCCATTTCGCGTAgtgattttctggaaaaaaaacCCGAAGAGAAAGCAGTAGATACTAATATTTTTTCCGCCTTTTACCATTAAAATCGTTAATAATCATATGATAAACGCAGAAAACAATCAAAATAACATCGAATAATGATTTCTTCGATCCGCACAAGAATAAAGAAACCAAGAGACCAGAAgaaacatgaagatgaagaaccatggcttaaTTTTCTAGAAA comes from the Euphorbia lathyris chromosome 5, ddEupLath1.1, whole genome shotgun sequence genome and includes:
- the LOC136229871 gene encoding cytochrome P450 81Q32-like, whose amino-acid sequence is MVVRDCYGNVMLSSGGPLGSSISALHAELLIIYNSLYVVRDCGFQNIVVASDSISAINLLKGDQGLTNWLTVIRDDILDLLHSFRSIEFVFERRQANIVAHDLAAWIRSLSVMEILIEDFSNYTSKNVAENLLFIIFLTFLISFLALKHYKSVIHRKNHPPAPSPPALPIIGHLHLLKLPLLHHTLHNLSQKYGPIISLRFGSRPILVVSSPSAVEECFTKNDIVFANRPRFILHKYVAYNYTTLVQAPYGDHWRNLRRVSTLQILVEIFSPHRLNVFGSIRKDEVKRLVKNMFSSSIEAFGKVEIKSKFQNLTYNIMVRMISGKSYNGDEKEAEHFRELLKEAVAYGGTSNPRDMLGFLNWIDGGRYEKKVINLAKRFDDVYQRFIDEVRNKDGNTMIHHLLSLQQDEPEYYTDQIIKGLIQIMLFAGTDTSAITLEWALSNLLNNPTILQKVREEIDNKIGQQTLLEEHDLPKLPYLQNIISETLRLHPTAPLLVPHMSSDDCTVGGYHVPCGTILLVNAWAIQRDPKLWDDATSFKPERFDGDGHNKVVMMPFGLGRRACPGSGLAQRVVGLTLGTLIQCFEWEKVCGKEVDMGEGTGSFTTRKAQSLEAMCKARPIMHKILSPHHVHYDKD